The stretch of DNA GACAACAAGTCTATTTATTTCATTTTCGATTGGATTGATTTTACCGCTTTTGTTAATAGTCGTATATGCCATCCGAAAAAAACAATTGAATATGGCCCCTGAAAATTATTGAGGGCGGGATTGATGGAATATATCGAACAGGAACTTTCAAGACCGCATACGGTTGGAGATTTATTTACACGGAAAGTGTTTACCCTCCGCGCTTCTGACAAACTGGCCACGGGTTTGAAGGTGATGCGAGAGGAGCGATTCAATCAGTTTCCTATTTAGGAGAGCGGTCATTTCATCGGACTTGTTACTGCGGCGAGCATTGTCTATTGGCTAGCTGATAAAGCGACAGAGGAAAACATTTCCCGGGAAATACTGACGCCGCTCGACATTTATCATCATGAAAAGCAGAAGAAAATTTATCGTTTCGTCCCGATGGGTTGGATGAAATCGACTGAAAAACAGCGTTCCCGCAGGAGCGCTGTTTTCAGATTCAATACCTTCCTTGGTATTTCTCTTCTGTGGAGGAATTGCTTTTCGTATCATGGTGCCGCTTTTCCTCCTCCCATTCCATCCGCGCGTCTTCCATTGGGATTGCGTCTACAGTCTGCATGTCTTCATGCATATCGTAGATGCTTTCCTTGTCTGTGCGAAGATGTTCTGGGTTATCCATATAAGGTCCCTCCGCGTCTTTCCGATCGCGTTCCGTGAAAGATCTTTTTTTCTCATCCATGGGAATCACTCCTTTCGGATTTACGCTTCACGTGCCAGTTTCACCAGCATATGGGCTAGCATATGCTGCTCCTCTTTATTTCCAACTCTCCAAAGCTCTTGCAGTAAATATTGTTCCCGATTTCGAGGTTCTTCGTTTTGGGATAGATAATTGGCGGCAATCTCAGCCGTTTTAGCCAATTGTTCTTCACTCAGCCCGAGACTTTCGCCTTTGCTTACTTTATCCGACAAAAATAGTTTGAATCGGTTGAAGTTCTCTAAAATATCATCCTTCTTTTCGGTATCCAACTGATCCAGTTCCTTTTTGACCTCATCCTGCATGCCCAATCAATAACACTCCCTTGACGTTGTACTATATATAATTGACTTTTTGGAATGAAACTAAACATCTTGTTTATTGTGGAGGTGTGTGAAGACGAGTGGAAAGGGTAAAGTAACGGTAGGCAAAAAGTGAAAGGAGCTCGGCGCATGGAGAAAATGAAATATGTCGGTACATTTCATTCGATTGACACTGTATTGGCCAAGATTGTGGAATTGGAGTCACAAGGGTATCCGAAGAACAACATTTAAGCAGTAAGCAATGTTCAGGATAACTTTGATATGCTCCAGGCGGATGCGGAAGTGAATCTTATGGATTTGTCGAAACGAAGTTTATTGGATCATACGAGGGAGTTGTTTGTCGGAAAAGACCGGATGTTCCAAGCGTTCGAGGAAATGGGATTTTCGGAACAGCAGGCGCAGGCTTACTATAACGAGCTGAAAGAGGGCGGAGTGGCCCTTTTCATCGAGGCCCGTTGGAGTGGCCCCGGTTCCAGTAGTATGATGGACAGCCAAGCGGAGAGAGGAATCAGCGGTGAACCGCTAGATGGACAAGCGGATAATGGAAAAGTGCACCAGGATGAAAATACAGTTCCTAAAATCAATACGACAAATTTATGAAGACAGATGAAATGCCCGGACATGAGCGGTTCCGGGCATTTCATCTGTCCGCAAAAGGCGGGACTGGTTACGGTTTCAACAGTTGAAGGACGGATTGGGCTTGCTGCATATGCAAGGAGAGGACATATTGACCGGCTTGATAGAGGATATTCGCTTTCGTCAAAGCCATCATCTCTTTAGCGATATCGACATCCCGGATCCGCGACTCGGCAGCTGTTACATTCTCTTCCATAGTCAACGCATTGGAATAGGCATGTTCCAGTCGGTTGACGTATGCACCCATGCGGGACCGTTCGGAGGAGACTTTCTGGATGGCACCGTCCAACAGGGAGATGGCTTTGTCGGCTTTTTCCCGGTCCGCGATGGAGGCATCCCCCAGACTTAGGGCATCGCTTCCCATATCTCCGATCGTGAACTCAATCGTCTGTCCCGCGTTTGCGCCAGCTTGGATCTTGATGGAACTCCGACTGCCATCCAACAAAGGCATCGTATTGAATTCCGTTTGCTTGGAGTTTCGCTCGATTTCCTTCTTTAATTCCTGAAATTCGAGGTCCAATAATTTGCGATCGTCATCCGTCAACGTATCACTCGCAGCTTGGACACTTAACTCTCGCATCCTTTGCAACATGGCGTGGGTTTCATTCAGCGCCCCTTCAGCCGTTTGGAACATGGAGATGCTGTCCTGGATGTTCCGCTGGGCGACTTGCAGGCCACGGATCTGGGCCCGCATCTTTTCTGAAATGGCTAGACCTGCGGGATCGTCAGCGGCCCGATTGATCCGTTTGCCGGAAGATAGGCGTTCCATCGACAGCGCAATCTGGTTCTGCTGGATACTCATGTTCCGGAGTATGTTCAATCCAGTCGCATTCCATTTACCAAGCATGGCCTTTCCTCCTTTTCCTCTTTTATCCTTATATCGACCCAGTATTAGGAAAGATAAGACCGCTGAATCGTTTTAAATAATGAATCTGAGTATGGCGATGGAGAAAGGGGGGAAGAATGCTTTCGAAACCGTTGCACAAGCGGTGCCGACGGAAGATTCCAGACAACTTGGGGAGGCATCAGAAGTGGGTGGATTTGCAAGTATCGGAGTACTGGGACTAATCATCCTTTTGGTGATTGTGTTGGTTTTATTTGTCCCTCATAAATTGCCTGAAGTCGGTTCGGCAGTCGGTAAAACGCTTGCAGAATTCAGGAAATCGACCCGGGACATTATGGATGCCGAAGAGTCGCAGGCTCAGAAGGTTCCGAAGAAAAAGGAACTATCTTGATGGATTCGAAGAAAACAGACAAACGAAAAAGTGAACAGAAAGTGGTCGCCCGCATTCAGCCGGCCATAAACGGGGAAGAAGCGACTATCGTAGCGGTAAAAGAATTGTTAGACGACCCGCCTTTAGTCGAAAACTTCACTGATTTGCGAAAAAGGTTGCTGAAAAGCGTCGGCATCTTCCTGTTCTTCTTCCTCATGTTTTTTTCGACTATCCTCTTAATGACGACGATACCAGTCGGCGTGCTGTTTGAGTTGCCGATCGTTGCCTTATTTCTATCGGCCGTTGGGTTATTGTCGGCAGAATCGATGAAGAAAGTCAGGAAGTTGTCCTATGTGGTGATTGCCATCATTTCTGCATTGTTCACACCTTTGAGTTTCATTAATCAACCGATTGTCATGATCCCGTTGCTTCTGCTTTACGAAGTGAGTATTTTCCTTATTGTTTTTGTGGAGAGGCGCAAAGTGCTTACGGATTAAAGCCGGAACCAGGCAAAGGTTCCGGTTTTTTACTTTTTAAAGTTTTGGCAGGTCTTTGAAAAACTCATGCTATACTAGAGCCATAGTTATCGGGTGGAGGAATATATGGTGGAGTCCTCGAACCAGGATTCCGTATATCCTTAGATGTACTTGATAGACGATGGGATGTGGGAGCATGGCTCATGAAGGTTATTCGATAAAAGAGGCACAGTTTTGGAGGATTGTCTTAAGCTTGGGGTTTGCTTCCCTTTATATATTTGCGGCCATGTATGCTTTTCAGCCACTTCTTCCTTTGTTCAAAGAAGAGTTCTCCATATCTGTTTCCTATGCAAGTCTGTCGATGTCGGTGTCTACGGTTGGACTCATTTTGGGTTTGATCATCCTCGGATTTCTTTCGGACCGAAACGGGAGGACCCACTATATCAAGCTGTCTCTGATCGGTTCGACATTGCCATTCTTCTTGATGGCGGTATCGGATTCGTTCCTTTGGATGGTCATATTGCGGTTCATCCAGGGGTTCGCGCTTGCTGGAGTCCCCGCCGCGGCACTCGCCTATATTAGTGAAGAAATACATCAACAGTTTATGAGTGTCGCTACAGCACTTTATATATCTTGCAATGGAATCGGCGGGATGATAGGGCGGTTTGTGACGGGCTATATGGGGGAACATTTCTCGTGGCAACTGTCATTTCATATTCTCGGATTTACGGGAATCCTCATCTTTATCGCCATTCTCCTGACATTGCCGAAATCACGGAATTTCACCGCGAGCCAAGAAGGCTTTTCAAAGGATATAGAAGGATTTCTCTTCCACTTGAAAAATCCGAATTTGCTCATCGTCTTCGGACTTGGGGTCGTGTTGCAGTTATCATTCACGGGAATGTGGACGTTCTTGCCGTTTCATCTTATGGCACCGCCGTATTCGTTGTCCCTTGACGCTATCTCCTATACGTATTTTGCCTATAGTTTCGGGGTGATCGGTGCTCCGCTTGCTGGATGGTTGGCCGGATACTTTGGTTTGCGGACTGTGCGGAGAGCCGGTGTCATAACGATGTCTGTGGGACTTTTACTGACATTGGGGACTTCCTTGACGCTAATCGGGACAGGGTTATGCATCGTCTGTCTCGGTTTTTTCACCGCACACACCTTGACCGCTGCTTCTGTCGGGAAAGAGGCGGAGCATCACAAAGGGAGCGCCTCCAGCATATACTTGGTCTCCTATTATATCGGGGTGACAATCGGCAGTACGTTCCTTAGCCCGCTTTGGACCATATTCGATTGGAACGGTCTCGTCACGTTCACGTCCCTCCTTCCGGTCGTGTATATCGCCATCATCCGCATGAGGAGGAAAATGAAAAGCGCATAACGGCAGTTTTTTTCATTAAAACCGTCCCGCCAGCTGTATGACTGGGGGACGGTTTCAGGAACAATATTAGCTAAACAAGCTGCCGAGCAGGCCTTTGCGTCGTTCGGTAGAGTGGGAAGAACGGGAATCCATCGTGTTGGTGTTCCGCGTCGATGCCGTATTACCTCCGAACTCACTGAACTGTTTGGACAACTTATCGCGTGAGTCTTTATTCCGCATCAAATAGGCAGCACCTAATCCAAGTGCCGTCAAAGCCATCTTTTTCCTCATCGTTATGTCCTCCTCGTTTGAAATGAAATGAAAGGCTTATCGGGTGTTTTCCCGAATTCTTTTGGACTAAACAAATTCATCCGTCCCGACTGGAGGGGAAAGCTGTAGGAAGTCCGGGTTCTGTTTACGATTGGAAGGAAGGCGGCTGAGTTAATAAAAATGAAACAGCCAGGCGATGAGTGGTCCAAACACAGATCCCGTAATGGCTGACAAGGTCATGGCGACGGAACTCATGGATGCTTCCTGCTCCCCGAATTCAAGCGCTTTTGAAGTGCCAAGTGCATGCGCTGCCACTCCTAATCCGATACCACGGCCGAGCGCAGTATTGATTCGGGTGTAGCGCAAAAGCAAAGGGCCGAACATGATGCCCGTCAATCCGGCGGTAATGACGAAAACGACTGCCAAAGTAGGATTGCCGCCCAACCCAGCAGCGATTTCCATCGCAATCGGGGTCGTGATCGATTTCGGTAAAATGGTCAGAACAAGTTCATCCGAAAAACGGAGCAGCTTTGTTAGTAGGGAACCGCTTAGCATTCCGAACAGGCTGCCGATCACCACCCCGCTGAGAACAGGCAAGAGATGTATCCGTAATACGTCCCGCTGCTTATAAAGGGGGACTGCCAAGGAAACAATCGCCGGTCCCAATAGCAAGTCGATCCACTTTCCGCCGATCATATACGTGTCATACTCGACTTGGAAGAGGACCAGCACAAGTATAATGGCGATCGTGGCCGTGAACATCGGGATCAGAAGCGGATTCGAGTATTTTATGTATAAGAACGTTGCTAGAGAATATATCAGGATGGTCAAGGCGATATAAAGGAGAGTTAACCCTACGATTTGCATTTGGCCTCCTCCTTTCTATTTGAAATTTTGGAAGCGATGGATTGACTGACAAATCCGGCTACCCACATGGTCAGGAACGTGCCGATGATCGTGAGGGGAATTAACACGACGCCCCGGCTCAGAAAGAATGAGCCGAAGTTCATCACTCCGACAGTAGCCGGTATGAAAAAAATCGGCAGCACAGATAAGAATAGATACGAACCGCCTTCCACCCACCTCAGCGGTATGACTTTCAGTAATAAAGCCATCCAAAGAAGCAGCAATCCGAGAATGCTTCCCGGCAATGGGATGTGCAGCAGCTGTTGAAGCCACTGGCCGACCGCGAAAAATCCCAATAATAAGATAACTTGAAGTGCGTATTTTCCCAATTTCATAGCTGACAGGGCGGAATCCCCCCTTCTGTTTGTTTGACAGGCTTATTGTATCATATTTGGAAAAGCGGCTCCCGCCGTTATTTTAGTCAGCTAAATTTCGTACTTTTTCGGATTTCGTATTTATTGATCTTTTTAAACATATTTACGGAAATTGTGGAGACATAGTGAAACCATTTTCCGATGCCATCCGTATAACAACGGATAGTGTGGAGTTGCTTTGAATAGATGGCATACATAAAAGGAAGTGAAACAGTGACGAAGAAATTATGGTTCCAGGTCGGAGTGGGAATCCTGCTGGCATTGCTCATCATCAAATACTTCATGGAAATAAATAGTATTTTCGCTCCGATCGTCATTATCGCTAAAGCGATTTTCTTGCCGCTGCTGCTGGGCGGGGTTCTTTATTATGCTACCGAACCGATCCAGCGGTTCTTGGAAAGTAAAAAAGTGCCGCGTTGGGGAAGCATTTTATCCATTCTCATCGGGTTGGTGCTTGTCATTTGGGGATTCGGCTCCGTTGTCGGTCCACCCGTTACAGAACAGGTGAATACACTCGTGGAGAATGCCCCTGCCATTGCCAAAGAAGTGGATCACATCAAAGACATTGCGTTGCAACAAAAAGAGGATCTGCCTCCAAAATTGCAAGAATCGATTGACAGTGCAGCTGAATCCGTCCAATCCATCGCAGTCAAATTCACAAAATGGATTGTTCAATTTCTGCAGTCCTTCTTCCAAGCGATGTTCCTTCTTGTGCTCGTCCCGTTTTTCTTCATCTTCATGTTGAAGGACCATGAAAAGCTTGCGCCATTCGTTTACAACTTCTTTTCAGGAGAAAGCCGGGAGTGGGTCCGCAAAACATTGCATGACATTGACACCGTGCTCCGTTCGTATATCCAGGGACAATTGCTGATCAGTGCACTATTGGCAATACTGTTATTCATCGGCTATTGGGCGATCGGATTAGAGTACGCACTGCTACTGGCATTCTTCAATCTGTTCATGAATCTGATTCCGTTCCTCGGGCCGTGGATCGGGGTGGCGCCCGCGCTGATCATTGCGCTGATTCAAGAGCCGAAATTGATTATTGGTGTGGCCATCGTAACATTGGTTGCCCAGCAGATTGAAAGTAATCTGATCACGCCGAACGTTATGGGGAAATCACTCGATATTCACCCGCTTACCGTTATTACCGTCATCCTGGCGGCAGGAAATATCGCCGGCTTTCTCGGCATCATCTTGGCCATTCCTACTTACGCGGTCGGCAAAGCCATCGTGAAAAACGTCTATGCGCGCCGGAAAGAAATCAAGCTTGCGGCGACGAAAACAGTGTAGGCTGGCTATCCAATCCACTCTCTTTTACAGGGAGTGGGATTTTTATGTACAGCGAAAGTTATGTAGCACCAAATCCCATGACCATTTGGAAAAACACTTGCATTTAAGAAAAGGGGATGTTAGGAATGCAAGTAACTACTTGCATTCCGTAGGAGCTGAAGTAATTGTCAACACAATCGACAGGGGACCGCATATTGGAAGCTGCTATCCAATTGATCAGTGAAAAGGGCTATGCGGCGGCTACGACCAGGTCTATCGCCGAGCTGGCCGGTGTCAATGAGGTGACCATTTTTCGTCATTTCGGAAACAAACATGGTATTTTGCAGGCCATCGTCCGTAAATTTTCGTACGGCCCGATTCTACAAAAAACAATCCAACTTGAAGTGACGTATGAATTGGAAGAAGACTTACTCCGCTTCGCCCATGAATATCTCCGTTACATGTTATCCATTAAAGATTTTGTGATGATCGCTTTTAAAGAAGCAGGTGCTTTTCCGGAAATCGATGAGGAAATCGCACAGGTCCCGCGTTTCATCAAAGGGGAGCTCATGGCTTATTTTGCGGAGATGAAACGTAGGAAGCTAATGGCGGACCTGGATGAAGAGGCGGTTGCGATGTCTTTTATTGCACTTAACTTCGGCCATTTCATCTCTACTGCTAGATTTGAATCAAAAGTGACAGAGAAGAAAATTGAAGAATTGTTGAAAACGAGCATTACTATTTTTTCTAGGGGCATCACTCCCTAGAAAAAATTTTAAGCAGCATGCAAGTAAGTACTTACAAACAAGGAAGGTGTTCATTATGAAAGGGTTAAAAGCATTACTTAATGTAAGAGGGACGTACATCGGCATCTCCGCAGCCATTTTATTTCAACTCATTTTCTTCGCTGTCTGGCTGACCGCTTACATGGGGGTGCAGGATCGTACAGACCCCATTGTCTGTCAGCATTGTAGATGAAGATGGAACGGGGGAGGTTGCAACTGCTTTACAGCAAGGTCTTTCTTTTCAAGTGAAGGTCCACTCTCAATTGGATGAAGCACTTGAGGAAATGAACAAACGGGAAACGGAAATGGTTATTCAAATACCTTCCCATTTTATGACTACATTACAGGAAGGGAAGCAACCATTTATTTATTATTGGATCAACCAAGCCAGCCCGATTTTCAGTAAATCGATTATGGAGCAGGCGGCCAACCAAGTGACAAACGAGCTAAATGCAAATGTATTCGCCAAGCAGACTGCATCGGGAGCCGCAGTCTTCATACAACAATTGCAACAGTTGCGGCTAGATCTCCCAACTGAACAAGCTATAGCCGGGGCAATTCAATCGCAATTGTCCGCTTTGGAAACCGATCCGGTTAAAAAAATTATCAAGAAACCAAACGAAGCTAGCGAATTTTCAGCCAATCTTGTTCCGCTTATGGTGATCATCTCTTCCTTTGTCGGTGCGATGGTCATGATCATGCAAATTCACGAAGCCTCCTCGTTTCTCCGGACGGCCCACTCCAAGTGGAGCCTGTTTCTCGGCAGACAGCTGATCAATGTCACTGTCGCTTTTCTGCTACCTTTGCTAACGATCGGGCTGATGCGCCTGTTCAGCGTTGAAATAGAGGAGCCGCTATATCTGGTGTATCTGTTTCAAGGCGTCATGTTCCTGACCTTCCTCCTATTCGCTCAAGTCTTCGTGTACTTGTTTGGCAATTACGGGATGGCGTTTAATATTCTGGCACTCTCTCTTCAGCTTGTAACGTCGGGGGTGCTCATCTCGAGAGATTTGCTTTCAAGTGGATATCGTACACTCTCCGCCTTCCTACCAGCTACTTATGGGGCGGATGGCATGTTGTTGCAAAAGATGACATCTCTAGCCTGGATTGCAAGTGTTGCCCTTATTATTGCTGCGGGAGCTGTGGTTGCCGGGAGGGAATCATACTTTGTCAAAGCGATTCGGCAAAAAAACATAATAGAAAATTGACTTAACGGGCGGCAAAGTTTTAATATAACCGGCCCATTGGAAAATAAGTGGAAGTAATACTGGTTGTATAGTATGCTAAATGAATAGAGTATAGTGCTGGTCACTAGCGTTGCATGAATATTAATTAAATATTCAGTCACCATTCTATCTTTATTTTTGCCAAAAAGGGAAGCACCTGAATAAAGGTAGCGCTGTCCATTTGGTAAGTTTATACAGTTATCCATAAGTGACGGGTCAGCAGGGATCGTTACGGTATGCTTCCACTCCTGATTCTACGAAGCCAATACCGGGACGACTCCCATAGATTAGCGGCTAGAATACGTGAAATCGCCAAGATGGATTTCCTGCTGTTTGTTTCCGATTGAATCAGGACGTTCAGACAATAGGCAATCAGAGCCAGATAAATCTGGTTTTTCACAGCGTATTCACTTTGACCGTAGAAATGCTTGATCTTCACGTGCTGCTTGAGCCACTTGAAGAACAATTCGATGGCCCAGCGAGAACGGTAGATTTCGCTGATTTCCTCCGCGGAAATGTCGAAACGATTGGTGATCAGCCGCAATTCGCCCCCCTTGCCATCAGGGATGACAAGGATTCGGAAAACGTTCTCCGTACAGTTCGGATTGGCGCCTACGAACGCCATCGTGTCGGAAAGGGCATCACTCCCTTCCGGAAGGGAGAATGTGTGGATGGGATGCAGAACGGCATTCTTCTTCAACCGACAGACGAAGAAAAGCCCATCGTCCGTGAAGCGGTCAAACCGTTCATAATCCACATACCCGCGGTCGAAAACATACATGGCCTCCTTGTCGTCAACAAGCACTTCGAGTTGATTACGGTCGTGCTCCTTGGCGTTCGTGATGACCTCTTTGTCGGGGTAATGAGTGCCGTTTTCATCGAACACCAAGCGTATATGCAGCTTTACGCCGGCCTTGGTCTCCCGGAATTCGGCCCATTTAAAATGGTTTACGTTCAACGGGATCGTTGTGGAGTCGATGATTTTCAGGAGCAACCCCTTTTTGGGCGAAAGTTTTTGTACAGCGATCTGACTAACCAGTTGCATGAAAAGATTCGACAGAACCGTTGGATCCAACCGATTATTCTTTCTGGAAAGCTGCGACACACTGATGGAATCCACGCCGATCGCCCGTTGGAAATCCCGGTTTGTCAGCGCTGCTTCCAGTGCGTGCAGGCTGTCTGACTCCATTAATTGAGCATACAGCATGAGAAGTGTGTAAGCTTGCGTCGTTAACTTCTTTGTATACCGGTCTTGCCCATGTATGGTCACAATTTCGTTGAATTTCTCAAAATCAATGGCATTCAGCCATTTACCAAATGAAGTTTTTCGTGTATTCTTGTCCATGAGTTGGTCCTTTGTATTGGATTTGGACAGGAACTACCTGTACCTTCCATTATAAAGGACTTTTTCTTTTGGATTCCTTAGATTTTTGAAGGTTTTATGAATTCCTAATCTTCAAAAGATATTAATGCAACACTAGTGAGTGCTGGTACAAAATATAAACTCTTCCAAAACACATTAGGAGCGATGCGTGATGGATTTTCTAAAAATAAGGTTTTATCTCGAACTGCTTCCCTCACTATGGGTTTGACGGGGAGTCTATATATGGTTCCGATGCAGGTTGCAGCGGAAGGGCAGCCCAGAATGCTGACTGTCATCGCTTTCCTATTCATATGGTACGTCATTTTCACGACAAATCTTACCTTCCATGAACTATGTGAAAAATGGTTTGAACGGAAGGGAGGGAGGTCAATATGCGATTTGCATCCATCTGCTTTTTATTCCTGCTTTTGGCCGGATGCAGCAAAGAGCTGGATTATACGGAAGTCGAGCTGAACAGTGCCGGAAAGGATGTCCAGGAATTTATTCATAAAGTGCGGAAGGACAATGGTTATTATTTGTTCATGGACGGGGAGGACACATACTACCTGTTCCTGAATGGAAGTATAGCGGAATCGGGAGAGACCGCTATTCATTTCCCCGATCTTCAAATTGAAGCACAGCAAGACGTGTTAAAACTTTCTGTCCGAGAAAGTCGGGTCGCCGGGGACTCTACGGAGATCGGGCCGAAATCGGCGGTGCTCTATCGGATTCAAAAAGACCGATCCTACGACACGCTTCTCTTGGAAGTCAATGGGGAGGAAACTAGCTTCGACGGAATCGGGATGTAAAAAGAGGCTCGCTCCCAACCGGAGCAGCCTCATTCATGTCGCAAAATACAGATGCCGATGCAGCTTGCATCCTGGGTTGAAGGGGGCGGAGCACTGTGGGCATTCCGACTTGCATTCAAGGTATTCCGCAATGGTCAGCTCATGCCCGCATGCTCCGCATAGGATTGCTCTGTCCCCGAACCTCTCCTTTGGCCACACATCCGGCTGTCCACAACCGATCTCCTGATGGCATTCATAGCAAGGATAATATATCCCGCAACAATGGAACTTGATCGCAATCCGATCGATTTCGGTATGGTAATGGACACAGCGCGTTTCCTCGTCCACTTGAATTCCCCGAACTTCAAAGCCTTTGATTAACAAATGTAGCACCCCTATTCGAAAAAGATAAAATTACGAAATTCAGAGACCTATCCGATCGATATCGTCCATCACTAAATTTGCCGTTTCGAGAGTCATTTTACAGGACTTTTCACAGGTATAGTTTTGTCAGTCCGGAGCACGCTATCCTTAAAAAGGACTGATTCCCATGTTAACAGAATTCCCGGTAATCCATACGAATGTGTGGGACGCACTTTGGGCCGTGCCCGTCATTCTGCTTTCGCTATTCCTCATCCGTCTATTCTTCAAACTTTCGGTCGCCTGGTTTTCCACGATTGCGACAGTCATCGGCTTGATCTTGTCGATTTTCATCAGCCATCCCCACAATCTCGCTGCAGGAATTTTCATGGGGTTCTTCTACGGCGGGGCGGCGATCGGCGTGATCTATTCCATCAGCAATTCTTTCCGCGCATACCGGGCGAGTTGAAGGCAGGGCGGATCTTCAACCGCCCTTTTTCAACGGACAAAATCCGCATTGCATGAGTCCGGGCACGTCTTTTGAAAAACAGCATGTCGTCCGCACTTCCGTATTCAATAACGCGGAAGGTTCACAGCCGCGTAAATACGTGGCGAATAAAGAGCGCGGCGCGATGCCGGACCATAGAGCATCGTCTTTCCATAATTCGAGATCTTCCCTCGCTTCTTCGGCAGTGCCGGGATTCGATAGCAACACATGATATTGCCATAGCAGAAAGCCGAAGATGTTTTCCCATAACGTCAGTGGGGAAATGGAGGAGACAGACCGGATTTGACGTATGACGGAATTGGAGAATTCAAGGATATCCCGGATGATCACTTGCCGGTCCATCCCGTCAACATCTTGCCAGTCATCTGCAGAAGCAAACGTACTTACTGATAATTTCCCGTATTCTTCCCTTGCTCCGAAACGCAATTCGTCCAAGTTGCCACTCCAGATTTCATCATATGCTGCCAAATTATAAGATTGCATGGCGATGAACATGCCGAGCCGCCGCATGAAATACGAGGCGGCTACTGTCCGGTTCGGACTTTGGCTTACAGTTTGGATAATGTCCAGGGTGGATTCGGTTTGATTTGCATCCAAGAGTTCCTGTAAGGAGAATAGCGGATGGGCCGGTTCTTCGATATATACACTATACATATTCAACTGTCTGATTTGGTCGGTTGTAAGAGTTGTCATACCTTCATTATATGAAAATTATAGAAGATTAACAAGTTGAGCGAGCGCTCAGTCTGGTGTATAATATGGAATATACGGTAAGGAGGAGA from Bacillus sp. OxB-1 encodes:
- a CDS encoding YhgE/Pip domain-containing protein, which codes for MSVSIVDEDGTGEVATALQQGLSFQVKVHSQLDEALEEMNKRETEMVIQIPSHFMTTLQEGKQPFIYYWINQASPIFSKSIMEQAANQVTNELNANVFAKQTASGAAVFIQQLQQLRLDLPTEQAIAGAIQSQLSALETDPVKKIIKKPNEASEFSANLVPLMVIISSFVGAMVMIMQIHEASSFLRTAHSKWSLFLGRQLINVTVAFLLPLLTIGLMRLFSVEIEEPLYLVYLFQGVMFLTFLLFAQVFVYLFGNYGMAFNILALSLQLVTSGVLISRDLLSSGYRTLSAFLPATYGADGMLLQKMTSLAWIASVALIIAAGAVVAGRESYFVKAIRQKNIIEN
- a CDS encoding IS4 family transposase yields the protein MDKNTRKTSFGKWLNAIDFEKFNEIVTIHGQDRYTKKLTTQAYTLLMLYAQLMESDSLHALEAALTNRDFQRAIGVDSISVSQLSRKNNRLDPTVLSNLFMQLVSQIAVQKLSPKKGLLLKIIDSTTIPLNVNHFKWAEFRETKAGVKLHIRLVFDENGTHYPDKEVITNAKEHDRNQLEVLVDDKEAMYVFDRGYVDYERFDRFTDDGLFFVCRLKKNAVLHPIHTFSLPEGSDALSDTMAFVGANPNCTENVFRILVIPDGKGGELRLITNRFDISAEEISEIYRSRWAIELFFKWLKQHVKIKHFYGQSEYAVKNQIYLALIAYCLNVLIQSETNSRKSILAISRILAANLWESSRYWLRRIRSGSIP
- a CDS encoding CHY zinc finger protein: MLHLLIKGFEVRGIQVDEETRCVHYHTEIDRIAIKFHCCGIYYPCYECHQEIGCGQPDVWPKERFGDRAILCGACGHELTIAEYLECKSECPQCSAPFNPGCKLHRHLYFAT